The Calditerrivibrio nitroreducens DSM 19672 genome window below encodes:
- the nifU gene encoding Fe-S cluster assembly scaffold protein NifU gives MAKGPYSDKVMDHFMNPRNMGEIEDANGVGEVGNPACGDVMKLFFKIDDNGVIQDVKFKTFGCGAAIASSSMATELLKGKTVEEVLELTNNAIVEALDGLPPAKIHCSVMAEEAIEAALKDYYKRIGKDPSIVDEMKAKIKNRVKS, from the coding sequence ATGGCAAAAGGACCATACAGCGACAAAGTTATGGATCACTTTATGAACCCAAGAAACATGGGTGAGATTGAGGATGCAAACGGTGTAGGTGAAGTGGGAAACCCCGCCTGCGGAGATGTGATGAAGCTCTTTTTCAAAATCGATGACAACGGTGTAATTCAGGATGTTAAATTTAAAACGTTTGGTTGTGGAGCAGCAATAGCTTCAAGTTCTATGGCTACAGAGCTTTTAAAGGGTAAAACAGTTGAAGAGGTATTGGAGCTCACAAACAACGCAATTGTGGAAGCCCTTGATGGATTACCACCTGCCAAGATTCACTGTTCAGTTATGGCTGAAGAAGCAATTGAAGCTGCACTAAAAGACTACTACAAAAGGATTGGAAAAGACCCTTCAATAGTTGATGAGATGAAGGCAAAAATAAAAAATAGGGTAAAAAGTTAA
- a CDS encoding NifU family protein, whose protein sequence is MTLKERVEEVLKKVRPALQADGGDVELLGVTDDGVVKVQLTGACGSCPFSTMTLKHGIEMRLKDEIPEIKEVVSF, encoded by the coding sequence ATGACATTAAAAGAAAGAGTTGAAGAAGTTCTGAAAAAAGTTAGACCAGCTTTACAGGCTGATGGTGGAGATGTGGAGCTTCTGGGAGTTACTGACGATGGGGTAGTAAAAGTTCAGCTCACCGGTGCGTGTGGCAGCTGCCCATTTAGCACAATGACATTAAAACACGGAATCGAAATGAGATTAAAAGATGAGATTCCTGAAATAAAAGAGGTTGTATCTTTTTAA
- a CDS encoding HepT-like ribonuclease domain-containing protein: MGIIIHEYFGVDEEIIWEIFKNKLPELEKAVDFLLKKEIRIQNGI, translated from the coding sequence TTGGGTATAATTATTCACGAATATTTTGGAGTGGATGAAGAAATAATTTGGGAAATTTTCAAAAATAAACTTCCTGAATTGGAAAAGGCAGTAGATTTTCTTCTGAAAAAAGAAATCAGGATACAAAATGGAATCTGA
- a CDS encoding ATP-binding protein: MKKLPIGIQNFKEIIEDKYIYIDKTEEAYQLVSNYKYVFLSRPRRFGKSLFVDTLKELFEGNKKLFEGLYIYDKWNWDEKYPVIKISWAGDLTTLEKVEDRAIDIFKTNQRLLGIECENNNNPSSCFNELIQKAYEKYNQKVVILIDEYDKPILDVIENVEQAKINRGFLRSLYSIIKDNDAYIRFAFLTGVSKFSKASIFSGLNMLTDISLNPKYGNICGYTQRDLETSFKDYFVDVDMEKVKRWYNGYNFLKDNVYNPFDILQFISNGLVFDNYWFETGTPSFLIKLLKERRYFLPNFSNIVVDKKLLSSFDVEEIDIEVLLYQSGYLTIEKMIQNELLQSIEYKLKIPNIEVQISLNDYIINYLFKTDTRIKDPLIKSLYYGKPEELRDTLMALFASIPYNNYTNNELKLYEGFYASVVYSYLASLGVDLIGEDVTNKGRIDLTVFVSDKIYIIEFKVDGVKGEALSQIKHKNYAQKYLDSGKDIYLVGVEFSSSEKNIVNFEWEKVS; encoded by the coding sequence ATGAAAAAACTGCCAATAGGGATACAGAATTTTAAGGAAATAATTGAAGATAAGTATATTTATATTGATAAGACTGAAGAAGCCTATCAGCTTGTGTCTAACTATAAGTACGTTTTCCTCTCCCGCCCCCGTAGGTTTGGTAAGTCATTATTTGTTGATACATTAAAAGAGTTGTTTGAAGGGAATAAGAAGCTTTTTGAAGGATTATACATATACGACAAATGGAATTGGGATGAGAAATATCCAGTTATCAAGATTAGCTGGGCAGGAGATCTTACTACTCTTGAAAAAGTAGAAGATAGGGCGATTGATATTTTTAAAACTAACCAGAGATTACTTGGGATTGAATGTGAAAACAACAACAACCCTTCCTCTTGTTTTAACGAGCTGATACAAAAAGCTTATGAAAAATATAATCAAAAAGTTGTCATTCTAATAGACGAATATGATAAGCCGATACTTGATGTGATTGAGAATGTTGAGCAGGCAAAAATAAACAGAGGATTTTTAAGAAGTCTATATTCAATCATAAAAGATAATGACGCTTATATCCGCTTTGCATTTCTTACAGGAGTGAGTAAATTTTCAAAGGCATCGATATTTAGTGGCTTAAATATGCTTACAGACATATCGCTTAATCCAAAATATGGCAATATCTGTGGTTATACCCAGAGGGACCTTGAGACAAGCTTTAAAGACTATTTTGTCGATGTGGATATGGAAAAGGTAAAGAGGTGGTATAATGGGTATAATTTCTTAAAAGATAATGTTTATAATCCGTTTGATATTCTACAATTTATCAGTAATGGGCTTGTCTTTGACAACTACTGGTTTGAAACGGGGACACCATCGTTTTTGATAAAGCTTCTAAAAGAGAGGAGATATTTTCTGCCAAATTTTTCAAATATCGTTGTGGATAAGAAACTTCTTTCCAGCTTTGACGTAGAAGAGATAGATATAGAAGTACTTTTGTATCAATCAGGGTATTTAACTATTGAAAAGATGATCCAAAATGAACTTCTTCAATCGATAGAGTATAAGCTTAAAATACCTAATATTGAGGTTCAGATATCTTTAAATGATTACATAATCAATTATCTTTTCAAAACCGACACAAGGATAAAAGATCCACTGATAAAATCGCTTTATTACGGTAAGCCAGAAGAGTTAAGGGATACGCTAATGGCTTTATTTGCTTCAATACCATACAATAATTATACAAACAACGAGCTAAAGCTATACGAAGGTTTTTACGCCAGTGTAGTATATTCTTACCTTGCATCTCTTGGTGTGGATTTGATAGGTGAGGATGTGACAAATAAGGGTAGGATTGATTTAACTGTATTTGTGTCAGATAAAATATATATTATTGAATTTAAGGTGGATGGTGTAAAAGGTGAAGCCTTATCCCAGATAAAGCATAAAAACTACGCCCAGAAGTATCTTGATAGTGGTAAAGATATTTACCTTGTGGGTGTAGAATTTAGCTCAAGTGAGAAGAATATAGTAAATTTTGAGTGGGAAAAGGTATCTTGA
- a CDS encoding CcmD family protein: MKNFEFLFAAYAVIWILLGGYFFRLNNKLNQISHRLDQLEAQKVDKGKS; this comes from the coding sequence ATGAAAAACTTTGAATTTCTCTTTGCAGCCTATGCTGTGATATGGATATTGCTTGGTGGGTATTTTTTTAGATTGAATAATAAATTAAATCAGATCAGCCACAGACTGGATCAATTAGAAGCACAGAAGGTGGATAAAGGTAAGAGTTAA
- a CDS encoding cytochrome c biogenesis protein: MSRIMKTVDILAIVGIIIALYFAFIYAPTEAVMGAVQRIFYFHVSSAWIAFFAFFVTFICSIVVLISNNLFYDDIAESSAEIGVIFCTIVLITGPIWAKPAWGKWWTWDPRLTTTLILWFIYIGYIMLRQFVDEEDKKAKFAAALGIIGFIDVPIVFLSIRWWRTIHPNVLQEGGGGLHPDMLTALIVCVVAFTLLYVSMLMKRVNIGVLQRKINLMKR; this comes from the coding sequence ATGAGTAGAATAATGAAAACCGTTGATATTCTCGCAATTGTTGGGATAATAATTGCCCTTTATTTTGCATTTATCTATGCACCCACTGAAGCTGTTATGGGGGCTGTCCAGAGGATTTTTTATTTTCATGTTTCATCGGCGTGGATAGCATTTTTTGCATTTTTTGTAACATTCATTTGTAGTATAGTGGTTTTGATAAGCAATAACCTTTTTTATGATGATATTGCAGAATCCTCCGCAGAAATTGGCGTTATATTCTGTACTATTGTTTTAATAACCGGCCCAATATGGGCTAAACCGGCATGGGGGAAATGGTGGACATGGGATCCAAGGCTTACCACTACACTGATACTGTGGTTTATATACATAGGTTATATTATGTTGAGGCAGTTTGTGGATGAGGAGGATAAAAAAGCCAAATTTGCCGCGGCGCTTGGAATTATCGGTTTTATAGATGTGCCCATTGTGTTTTTATCTATAAGGTGGTGGAGGACTATTCATCCCAATGTCTTACAAGAGGGTGGTGGTGGGCTCCATCCTGATATGCTTACGGCTTTGATTGTTTGTGTAGTGGCCTTTACCCTTTTGTATGTAAGTATGCTTATGAAAAGGGTAAATATTGGTGTTTTACAAAGAAAGATCAATTTGATGAAGAGATAG
- a CDS encoding heme exporter protein CcmB has product MVKYFKTIYHIIEKDLLLELKSKEVINSMLIFALLVVVVFSFIFEPGAEYKNDLAAGILWMSIIFSGILGLNKSMMNEINGGNLNALLLAPVDKSAIFFGKGLSNFLFMLIMEVIIIPIFVIFYDVPILNNFLFSIVTLLLGTYGFAILGTLFSIISVKSKTREVMLPILLLPIIIPVVLSAIQAMNIFLKGDDISDSFKWLQLLLVFDIVFTLVIYVIFDFVIEE; this is encoded by the coding sequence ATGGTGAAATATTTTAAAACGATTTATCATATAATAGAAAAAGATCTTTTGCTTGAACTTAAGAGTAAAGAAGTGATAAACTCCATGCTGATCTTTGCTCTTCTTGTGGTAGTAGTGTTTAGCTTTATTTTTGAGCCGGGGGCTGAATATAAAAACGATCTTGCGGCAGGTATTCTGTGGATGTCCATAATTTTTTCGGGTATACTTGGGCTTAATAAATCTATGATGAATGAGATTAATGGTGGTAATTTAAACGCGCTTCTATTAGCTCCAGTGGACAAAAGTGCTATCTTCTTTGGTAAGGGATTGTCAAATTTCCTTTTTATGCTGATTATGGAAGTGATTATAATTCCTATATTTGTGATATTTTATGATGTACCGATACTGAACAATTTTTTGTTTTCTATTGTTACATTGTTGCTTGGAACTTATGGATTTGCAATACTGGGGACACTATTTTCTATTATATCAGTAAAGTCAAAGACAAGGGAGGTAATGCTACCTATACTTTTACTTCCCATCATAATTCCTGTGGTGCTTTCAGCCATTCAGGCAATGAATATATTTCTAAAAGGGGATGATATTTCGGATTCATTTAAATGGTTGCAACTTCTTTTGGTTTTTGATATAGTCTTTACACTTGTGATATATGTTATATTTGACTTTGTGATAGAGGAATAG
- a CDS encoding ABC transporter ATP-binding protein, whose amino-acid sequence MNSSLITVDQLKKKYGENEALKGVSFSLVEGDFLSIFGPNGAGKSTLLKLLSAQTRPSGGKIYYGETEIKDLTDDFRSKFGVISHLPFLYESLSAYDNLKFYAKLYGVENIDFRIKEILDIVELTHRKDDLVRNFSRGMLQRLSIGRALIHNPDIIFLDEPYTGLDQHASNILTRILKELFSHRKTIIMVTHNLAKGYELSSKLAIIRSGEMVFFKEKDDVNDYEFEDIYISLVS is encoded by the coding sequence GTGAACAGTAGTCTTATTACCGTTGACCAGCTAAAAAAGAAATATGGTGAGAATGAAGCCCTCAAAGGGGTTTCATTTTCGCTTGTGGAAGGGGATTTCTTATCGATATTTGGCCCAAATGGAGCTGGTAAATCAACCCTTCTAAAACTTCTATCAGCACAAACAAGGCCTAGTGGTGGTAAGATATACTATGGTGAAACTGAAATAAAGGATCTTACCGATGATTTCAGGTCAAAATTCGGTGTAATTTCACATCTGCCTTTTCTATACGAAAGCCTATCAGCTTACGACAATTTGAAATTTTATGCAAAACTCTACGGTGTGGAGAATATAGACTTCAGGATCAAAGAGATTCTTGATATTGTGGAGCTTACACATAGGAAAGATGACCTGGTGAGGAATTTTTCAAGGGGTATGTTGCAGCGGCTTTCAATAGGAAGAGCTCTGATACACAATCCAGATATCATTTTTCTCGACGAACCATACACTGGCCTTGATCAGCATGCTTCAAATATTCTTACACGAATTCTCAAGGAGCTTTTTTCGCACAGAAAAACAATTATAATGGTAACCCACAATCTTGCTAAAGGTTATGAGCTGTCATCCAAGCTTGCCATAATTAGAAGCGGTGAAATGGTATTTTTTAAAGAAAAAGATGATGTAAATGACTATGAGTTTGAAGATATTTACATCTCTCTGGTGTCGTAA
- a CDS encoding heme lyase CcmF/NrfE family subunit has protein sequence MGKLGFLLQFFSFLAGLSAIFFLVSNLLNKKDSSRKYAEYSIILQALLTTMASIVLVVALAKSDFSIEYVAQYTDRSLPFIYKISAFWAGQAGSLLFWGWLVSLAGIIEVFRMKNEDNYKSSVLLMVTVTTTFFLILTNFATNPFNTLNFVVPDGNGMNPLLQNPGMLYHPPTLYLGFVGLTIPFAHAFAALVSKNLGSNWVKDVRSWTIISWVFLTIGIVLGGQWAYVELGWGGYWAWDPVENASLLPWITATGFLHSAIIYEKRDKLKLWTFVLAWISFELCILGTFITRSGVIDSVHSFGKSSLGVFFVIFMIATSVAFFYYIWKNKARVDESSEINLISKEGLFYFSNWVFFGLMFVILFGTTMPIFTQIFANKFTVGIPYYNMVSTPFFMVMLILSGIAPLMPYGQSNLKEVVKISLPSFIFAVICTIGMYFMGYKKTISLLLFMFTFFSFFTIFIQIVKGIKTNGFGAIFKHRRFYGGLGTHLGVVIMAFAVIASSFYRYEIEKVVKPGESFNFGPYTLQVGDFKVVEKENYTSVMTPTKVLKGSNYIVTMIPERRFYNNNQEAFAEVGIYTQPVGDLYIILASYSMNEQVIGLQVVWEPFVVWIWIGCAVMVLSALHGVFGRKSEQ, from the coding sequence ATGGGAAAGCTTGGTTTTTTATTGCAGTTTTTTAGCTTTTTGGCAGGTTTATCTGCCATATTCTTTTTGGTATCAAATCTATTAAACAAAAAAGATTCAAGCAGGAAGTATGCGGAGTATTCTATTATCCTTCAGGCTTTATTGACCACTATGGCTTCAATTGTTTTGGTGGTGGCTCTTGCCAAGAGCGATTTTAGTATCGAATATGTTGCCCAGTACACAGATAGAAGCCTACCTTTTATCTATAAGATAAGTGCGTTCTGGGCGGGGCAGGCCGGATCACTTCTATTCTGGGGATGGCTGGTGTCACTTGCCGGGATAATAGAAGTTTTTAGAATGAAAAATGAAGATAATTATAAATCTTCTGTACTGCTGATGGTCACCGTTACCACGACATTCTTTCTTATACTAACAAATTTTGCAACAAACCCATTTAACACACTCAACTTTGTGGTGCCGGATGGAAATGGGATGAATCCACTTCTTCAGAATCCGGGTATGCTTTATCATCCTCCCACACTGTATCTTGGTTTTGTCGGGTTGACAATCCCATTTGCCCATGCTTTTGCTGCCCTTGTGTCTAAAAATTTGGGGTCAAATTGGGTCAAAGATGTAAGAAGCTGGACAATTATCAGTTGGGTGTTTCTAACAATAGGGATTGTATTGGGGGGACAGTGGGCTTATGTGGAGCTTGGCTGGGGTGGTTATTGGGCATGGGATCCTGTGGAAAATGCATCCCTTCTGCCATGGATAACTGCCACTGGGTTTCTTCATTCGGCCATCATTTATGAAAAAAGGGATAAGCTCAAATTATGGACATTTGTGCTTGCCTGGATAAGTTTTGAACTGTGTATCTTAGGGACATTCATCACGCGTAGTGGAGTAATAGATTCCGTCCACAGTTTTGGTAAGTCATCACTTGGTGTATTTTTTGTGATATTTATGATTGCTACCTCTGTAGCTTTTTTCTACTATATATGGAAAAATAAAGCCAGAGTGGATGAATCTTCTGAGATAAATTTAATATCAAAAGAGGGGCTATTCTATTTTTCAAACTGGGTATTTTTTGGTTTAATGTTTGTTATCCTTTTTGGTACCACCATGCCGATTTTTACCCAGATTTTTGCAAACAAATTTACTGTTGGGATCCCTTACTACAATATGGTATCAACCCCATTTTTCATGGTAATGCTTATTTTAAGCGGTATTGCCCCGCTTATGCCGTATGGACAGTCAAATCTTAAAGAGGTGGTAAAGATATCTCTACCTTCTTTCATATTTGCGGTTATATGTACAATTGGTATGTATTTTATGGGGTATAAAAAAACTATTTCTTTACTTCTTTTTATGTTTACCTTTTTTTCATTTTTTACCATTTTTATACAGATAGTAAAAGGTATAAAGACAAATGGTTTTGGTGCTATTTTCAAGCATAGAAGATTCTACGGTGGTCTTGGAACACATCTGGGTGTGGTAATAATGGCTTTTGCAGTTATTGCGTCATCGTTTTATCGGTATGAAATAGAAAAGGTGGTAAAACCTGGGGAAAGTTTTAATTTTGGACCCTATACACTTCAGGTGGGGGATTTCAAAGTGGTGGAAAAAGAGAACTATACCTCAGTGATGACCCCCACAAAGGTTTTAAAAGGTAGTAATTATATTGTCACCATGATCCCTGAAAGAAGATTTTACAACAACAACCAGGAAGCTTTTGCTGAGGTAGGTATATATACACAGCCGGTGGGGGATCTCTATATAATACTTGCATCCTATTCAATGAACGAGCAGGTAATCGGGTTGCAGGTTGTATGGGAGCCTTTTGTCGTATGGATATGGATTGGGTGTGCAGTCATGGTGCTATCCGCACTACATGGGGTATTTGGGCGTAAAAGTGAACAGTAG
- a CDS encoding cytochrome c maturation protein CcmE has protein sequence MKKKKIVVVVGLLILSAIIFIMISGFKQNTIYYIEVHELQQNPDKFTKKGIRISGDVLEGSVKKDEINKHLEFVMMDKTGAKMNVLYNGIIPDAFKESVQVIVEGKYDKNTNTFTATTLLAKCPSKYEAEVEKQK, from the coding sequence ATGAAGAAAAAAAAGATTGTTGTAGTAGTGGGTCTACTTATATTATCAGCAATTATTTTTATAATGATATCTGGCTTTAAGCAGAATACGATTTATTATATAGAGGTGCATGAGCTACAGCAGAATCCAGATAAGTTTACAAAGAAAGGGATTAGAATAAGTGGTGATGTACTTGAAGGATCTGTGAAAAAAGATGAGATAAACAAACATCTTGAATTTGTTATGATGGACAAAACTGGGGCAAAGATGAATGTTTTATATAATGGGATCATTCCGGATGCCTTCAAGGAGTCTGTGCAGGTCATAGTTGAAGGTAAATATGATAAGAATACAAATACATTTACGGCAACTACACTACTTGCAAAATGCCCATCAAAATATGAGGCGGAAGTAGAAAAACAGAAATAG
- a CDS encoding DUF721 domain-containing protein, with the protein MKKFDEIIAEDLLTPDLLKIFRLSANWEKIMGEFIGKNSIPIKLSNNQLIIAVVDNIWMNEFSFMKAEFLERLHSYGYKFVSDIKFVVKLKPKMENKPSNPVEITDQMIEKAKNLSSVIKDQSLRERFEKAFLSYLSTLKEHSL; encoded by the coding sequence ATGAAAAAATTTGACGAAATCATTGCCGAAGATCTTTTAACTCCAGACTTGTTGAAGATTTTCAGGCTTTCTGCAAACTGGGAAAAGATAATGGGGGAGTTTATCGGTAAGAACTCTATACCGATAAAACTATCAAATAATCAGCTCATCATAGCAGTGGTGGATAATATCTGGATGAACGAATTTTCGTTTATGAAGGCAGAATTTTTAGAAAGACTTCATTCCTACGGATATAAATTTGTAAGCGATATAAAATTTGTGGTGAAATTAAAACCAAAGATGGAAAACAAACCATCAAACCCAGTGGAAATCACCGATCAGATGATTGAAAAAGCTAAAAATTTATCCTCTGTGATAAAAGATCAATCACTGAGGGAAAGATTTGAAAAGGCATTCCTAAGCTACCTATCAACTTTAAAAGAACATAGCCTATAA
- a CDS encoding nicotinamidase, translating into MKALLIVDLQNDFCPGGALPVPDGDKIVPVINSIMDRFDLVVSSQDWHPDKGEHFDKWPPHCLQNTKGADFHPDLRADKIDIKLLKGTDGSDTGYSAFEATNIDLVKLLKERDIDKLYITGLATEYCVKATAIDALKNGFNTFLIVDATKGLDEAKSKKTIEELEKIGVKSVISAEIL; encoded by the coding sequence ATGAAAGCTCTTCTGATAGTTGATCTACAAAACGATTTTTGTCCAGGTGGTGCCCTTCCCGTGCCGGATGGGGATAAGATTGTCCCTGTGATAAATTCGATTATGGATAGGTTTGATCTTGTGGTATCCAGCCAGGACTGGCATCCTGATAAAGGGGAACACTTTGATAAATGGCCACCACATTGCCTTCAGAATACCAAAGGGGCAGATTTTCATCCAGATTTAAGAGCAGATAAAATAGATATAAAACTATTAAAAGGTACTGATGGATCTGATACAGGTTATTCCGCTTTTGAAGCTACCAATATTGATCTTGTGAAGTTGCTAAAAGAAAGAGATATAGATAAGCTCTACATCACAGGGCTTGCTACGGAATACTGTGTAAAAGCTACGGCTATTGATGCTCTAAAAAATGGATTTAATACATTTTTAATCGTGGATGCCACAAAAGGCCTTGATGAAGCAAAATCGAAAAAAACAATTGAAGAGCTGGAAAAGATCGGGGTTAAGTCTGTAATTTCTGCGGAAATATTATAG
- a CDS encoding nicotinate phosphoribosyltransferase, whose amino-acid sequence MIIDRHIGLYTDLYELTMAQGFYLMGQGDKPAVFDYFFRKSPFGGSFAIFAGLDDLLELIENFRYDSEDIEYLRKIGFRQDFLNYLKNFRFTGDIYSVAEGEVVFPYEPLFRVHAPLIEAQILETIVLNILNFETLIATKAARMKIASKGKMVIDFGLRRAQGLGGIHASKAAVIGGAETTSNVYSSMLFGLTPAGTMAHSWIQSFDSEYEAFKTFADIYQDKTVLLLDTYDTLKSGVLNAVKVGKYLESLGKRLLGVRLDSGDLLTLSKACRKILDENGLGYVKIVASNMLDEYRIDDLVQKGAPIDIFGVGTNLVVGRSDAALDGVYKLISIDGVPKMKISNDPEKILLPGVKNIIRYYDENGLFKKDLVVLEEKLKDQGEAEEILLKPVLSSGKRIHTRKPVKRIAEYAKSRLEKLPDYLKNIYKTQVYNVSVCNSVLNLRNSMIKSLAGGFDESSSDS is encoded by the coding sequence ATGATTATAGACAGACATATTGGACTTTATACAGATCTATACGAACTTACTATGGCTCAGGGGTTTTACCTGATGGGACAGGGGGATAAGCCCGCTGTATTCGATTATTTCTTCAGAAAATCCCCCTTTGGTGGTAGTTTTGCCATATTTGCTGGTCTTGACGATTTACTGGAGCTGATTGAAAATTTCAGATATGATAGCGAGGATATCGAATATCTCAGGAAAATCGGTTTTAGGCAAGATTTCTTAAACTACCTTAAAAATTTCAGATTTACCGGTGATATATACTCTGTGGCAGAAGGGGAGGTGGTTTTTCCGTATGAACCACTTTTTCGTGTACATGCACCACTTATTGAAGCTCAGATCCTTGAGACGATCGTACTAAATATTTTAAATTTTGAAACCCTTATAGCCACTAAAGCAGCTCGTATGAAAATTGCCTCAAAAGGTAAAATGGTGATAGATTTTGGTCTTAGGAGAGCACAGGGGCTTGGGGGGATACATGCCAGCAAAGCGGCTGTGATTGGTGGGGCTGAGACCACTTCCAACGTGTATAGCTCGATGCTGTTTGGGCTTACGCCGGCAGGTACGATGGCACATTCCTGGATACAGAGCTTTGATTCTGAGTATGAAGCTTTTAAAACCTTTGCGGATATATATCAGGATAAGACTGTGCTTTTGCTTGATACGTATGATACCCTTAAGAGTGGTGTTTTAAATGCCGTAAAGGTGGGTAAGTATCTGGAAAGCCTTGGAAAAAGATTGTTGGGGGTCAGACTGGATAGTGGCGATCTACTAACTTTATCAAAAGCGTGTAGAAAAATTCTAGATGAAAATGGACTCGGTTACGTAAAAATAGTAGCAAGCAATATGCTGGATGAATACAGAATAGATGACCTTGTGCAGAAAGGTGCACCAATAGATATTTTTGGTGTGGGGACAAATCTGGTGGTGGGTAGATCAGATGCTGCTCTGGATGGTGTGTATAAACTTATCTCCATAGATGGTGTACCTAAGATGAAGATCTCAAACGACCCGGAAAAGATTCTACTGCCAGGTGTTAAAAATATTATCAGATATTACGATGAAAATGGTCTATTCAAAAAAGACCTGGTGGTGCTGGAAGAGAAATTAAAAGATCAGGGTGAAGCTGAAGAGATTTTGTTAAAGCCTGTTTTATCTTCCGGTAAAAGGATTCATACGAGAAAACCTGTAAAGAGAATTGCTGAATACGCAAAAAGTAGGCTGGAAAAGTTGCCGGATTATTTAAAAAACATCTATAAAACTCAGGTTTATAATGTATCGGTATGTAATAGTGTCTTAAATCTTAGAAACAGTATGATAAAATCACTTGCGGGGGGTTTTGATGAAAGCTCTTCTGATAGTTGA